One stretch of Xiphophorus hellerii strain 12219 chromosome 21, Xiphophorus_hellerii-4.1, whole genome shotgun sequence DNA includes these proteins:
- the dnajc13 gene encoding dnaJ homolog subfamily C member 13 isoform X1: MNILKDNKDLACFYTTKHSWRGKYKRVFSVGTHGITTYNPTTLEVTNQWPYGDICGIGPVGKGQGTEFSLTFRKGSGKKSETLKFSTEHRTELLTEALRFRTEFSEGKITGRRYNCYKHHWSDMRKPVNLEVTPGGIDQIDPHTNRVVCSYDYRNIEGFVEISDYQGGFCILYGGFSRLHLFASEHRDEIIRSAIEHAGNYIGIMLRLRKEALTFEGFVTDRLGKYSSDESITSLAEFVVQKITTRHSEPVKRILALTETCLVERDPASYNIVTLKPFGEVFALICDVDNPQVFTVEFIRGQIRKYSSTERDSLLASLLDGVRASGNRDVCVKMAPTQRGQRWGLLSMPVEEEVESLHLRFLAAPPPGGTFADAVFRFNANISYSGVLHAVTQDGLFSENKEKLINNAILALLAQEVELPTLNSELESHFQAIRRLVASKAGFQAFTQLPKFREKLGVKTVKALKRNNNGVTHAAIDMLCALMCPMHDDYDLRQEQLNKASLLSSKKFLENLLEKFITNVDHGTGALVISSLLDFLTFALCAPYSETTEGQQFDMLLEMVASDGRTLFKLFQHPSMAIVKGAGLVMKAIIEEGDKEIATKMQELALSEGALPRHLHTSLFTVSTDQRMLTNRQLSRHLVGLWTAENPVAMNLLKRILPTGLLAYLDSPDPVPEKDVDRMHIRDNLKIASDQLNRNKVPEWQRIAGKAAKEVEKFAKEKADLVLMHWRDKMGIAQKEQDRNNLNPNQKPVILRKRRQRIKIESNWELFYYRFQLDHARSNLIWNLKTREELRDALEGEMRAFSVDRELGNVTVISWNHQEFEVKYECLSDEIKIGDYYLRLLLEEDENEESSAIKRSYEFFNELYHRFLLTPKVMMKCLCLQALAIVYGKCFEEIGPFTDTKYIVGMLDRCTDKLERDRLILFLNKLILHKKNVKDVMDSNGVRIMVDLLTLAHLHTSRATVPLQSNVLEASPDMKREGEKEWYFGNADKERRGPFSFEEMQEFWNTGVLTAKTRCWAQGMDGWRPLQAIPQLKWCLLATGQPVMNESDLATMILNMLITMCSYYPSRDQDNAIIRPLPKIKRMISDNACLPHIVQLLLTFDPILVEKVANLLYLVMQDNPNLQRLYLTGVFFFIMMYTGSNVLPVARFLKYTHLKQAFKSEESKGQDIVQRSVLGPALPEAMVCYLENYEAERFSEIFLGEFDTPEAIWSSEMRRMMIEKIAAHIADFSPRLQSNTRALYQYCPIPVISFPQLDNELFCNIYYLRHLCDTIRFPNWPIRDAVKLLKDTLEAWKREVEKKPPSMSVDDAYDVLNLPKGQGQHEESKIRKAYFRLAQKYHPDKNPEGRDMFEKVNKAYEFLCTKSARIVDGPDPENIILILKTQSILFNRHQKELEPYKYAGYPMLIKTIKMETDDAQLFSKTSPLLPAAAELAFHTVNCSALNAEELRRENGIEILLEALSRCVAVLTASSKPDDMAVQVCGHICRCYSVAAQFEECREKIIELPNIIRDLCHILFYGKGLPKTAALAVQCISSFAIDFFLQTHLYHAGVLWHLLIYLFNYDYTLEESGVQANQDTNQQEVANSLAKLSLVALSRLGGYIQTPTPPDANNPVTETNGVDGTPPENPTIRKSLAAMLTPFISRKLGTGSPAEVLKLLNSNSENPYLIWNNGTRAELLEFLEGQQEGNIKRGENDKSFGADFMFNDHNKELIVGEIFVRVYNEQPTFPLEYPKAFAACLLDYVGSQAQYLHTLLAMSQSNKVESQQHAERLCFAEMALEALRNVIKNNPGSESECIGHFKLLFSLLRVHGAGRVQQLVLEVVNTVTSNQECVSNIAESLVLSNLLLLLHSLPSSRQMVLETLHALTSNTKIVKEAMAKGALIYLLDLFCNCTHPQVRTQTAELFSKMTSDKLVGPKVRLTLMRFLPGVFMDAMRDNAEAAVQIFEGTHENPELIWNDTSREKVSTTVREMMLEHFKQQKDNPDVNWKLPDDFTVAYGAGQGEVEVGGVFLRIFIAQPGWVLRKPRDFLVSLLETLSELLEKNNPNGESLETVTTAAVCLFSTQSHLADQVPPLGHLPRILAALNHKNNAVPKSSIRLIHVLSDNELCVRSMASLETIGPLMAGMKSRADMAGLACEALNRMFQKEQTELVAQALRVELVPYLLKLLEGIGLETLENPSATKAQIVKALKSMTRSLQYGEQVNEILAKSSVWSAFKDQKHDLFISESQTAGYLTGPGVAGYLTAGTGSTVLSSVPPPVDNDSGDQG; encoded by the exons ATGAATATCCTGAAAGACAACAAAGACCTGGCCTGTTTCTACACCACTAAACACTCTTGGAGAGGAAA ATACAAGCGAGTCTTTTCAGTGGGTACGCATGGCATTACCACTTATAACCCGACCACGCTAGAAGTAACAAATCAG TGGCCTTATGGAGACATTTGTGGCATCGGTCCAGTCGGAAAAGGCCAAGGGACAGAGTTCAGCCTCACATTCCGCAAAGGCAGCGGCAAAAAGTCAGAAACACTCAAGTTCTCAACGGAGCACCGGACAGAGCTACTCACAGAAGCACTG AGATTCAGAACTGAGTTTTCAGAAGGGAAGATCACTGGTAGG CGTTACAACTGCTACAAGCATCATTGGAGCGACATGCGGAAGCCGGTTAATTTAGAGGTGACCCCTGGTGGCATCGACCAAATCGACCCTCACACTAACCGAGTGGTGTGTAGCTACGACTACAGAAACATAGAGGGCTTTGTCGAGATTTCTGATTACCAGGGAGGATTTTGCATCCTTTACGGTGGCTTCAGCAGACTG CATCTGTTTGCCTCTGAGCATCGAGATGAAATCATCCGGAGCGCCATCGAACATGCTGGAAACTACATCGGCATCATGCTACGCCTGAGGAAGGAGGCTCTGACCTTTGAGGGTTTCGTGACAGACAGGTTGGGAAAGTACAGCTCAGACGAGAGCATCACTTCTCTGGCTGAGTTCGTGGTGCAGAAGATCACAACACGGCACTCG GAGCCGGTTAAGCGAATCCTTGCCCTCACAGAAACATGTCTAGTGGAGCGCGATCCTGCTTCCTATAACATAGTCACACTCAAACCCTTTGGAGAG GTGTTTGCACTCATCTGTGATGTAGATAACCCTCAGGTGTTTACAGTGGAATTCATCCGAGGCCAGATTAGGAAGTACTCCTCCACTGAAAG GGACTCCCTTCTAGCCAGCCTCCTGGATGGAGTCAGAGCATCGGGCAACAGGGACGTGTGTGTCAAGATGGCCCCCACGCAGAGAGGGCAGAGATGGGGTTTGCTCAGCATGCcggtggaggaggaggtggagagtTTACATCTCAGATTCCTGGCAGCGCCGCCTCCTG GCGGAACCTTTGCAGATGCAGTGTTCAGATTCAATGCCAATATATCATACAGTGGAGTTCTCCATGCAGTTACCCAAGAT GGTCTTTTTTCTGAGAACAAGGAGAAGCTCATCAACAATGCCATCCTGGCCCTGCTAGCCCAGGAAGTGGAGCTGCCGACTCTGAACTCGGAGCTGGAAAGCCATTTCCAGGCCATCCGACGCTTGGTAGCCTCCAAGGCCGGCTTCCAGGCCTTCACCCAGCTGCCTAA GTTCAGGGAAAAGTTGGGAGTAAAAACGgtcaaagctttaaaaaggaACAACAATGGTGTGACTCATGCTGCTATTGACATGCTCTGTGCTCTTATGTGT CCCATGCACGATGACTATGACCTGAGACAAGAACAGCTAAATAAGGCCTCTCTTCTGTCCTCCAAGAAGTTTCTGGAAAACCTTCTTGAAAAATTTATCACCAATGTG GACCATGGAACTGGAGCTTTGGTCATCAGCTCCTTATTGGACTTCTTAACGTTTGCGCTTTGCGCCCCCTACAGTGAAACCACTGAAGGGCAGCAGTTTGACATGCTGCTTGAGATGGTTGCCTCTGACGGGCGAACACTATTCAAACTATTCCAG CATCCTTCCATGGCAATCGTAAAAGGAGCTGGTCTTGTGATGAAAGCTATAATTGAG gaAGGAGACAAGGAAATTGCCACCAAGATGCAAGAGCTGGCTCTGAGTGAAGGGGCCTTACCAAGACACCTGCACACGTCTTTATTCACAGTCAGCACAGACCAGCGAATGCTCACCAACAG GCAGCTGAGTCGTCACCTGGTGGGACTGTGGACAGCGGAGAACCCTGTGGCTATGAACCTCCTCAAGAGAATCCTG CCAACCGGCCTGCTGGCTTACTTGGACAGTCCTGACCCAGTTCCAGAGAAAGACGTGGACAGAATGCACATCCGGGACAACTTAAAAATCGCTTCG GATCAGTTAAATCGCAACAAGGTGCCTGAGTGGCAGAGAATTGCAGGTAAAGCAGCCAAAGAGGTGGAGAAGTTTGCCAAGGAGAAAGCTGACCTGGTGCTGATGCATTGGAGGGATAAAATGGGCATTGCCCAGAAGGAG CAGGACAGAAACAACTTG aatccAAACCAAAAGCCTGTCATCCTGAGGAAGAGAAGACAGAGAATTAAGATTGAATCAAACTGGGAACTGTTTTATTACAG ATTCCAGCTGGACCATGCGCGCTCCAACCTCATCTGGAACCTTAAAACGAGGGAGGAGCTGCGTGACGCTCTGGAGGGAGAGATGCGTGCTTTCAGTGTGGACCGTGAGCTCGGCAACGTCACCGTCATCTCCTGGAATCACCAGGAGTTTGAG GTGAAATACGAGTGCCTTTCTGATGAGATAAAAATAGGAGATTATTACCTGCGTCTGCTGCTGGAAGAAGATGAAAATGAAGAATCGAGTGCCATCAAGAGATC ataTGAGTTTTTTAATGAGCTCTACCATCGCTTTTTACTCACACCCAAAgtcatgatgaagtgcttgTGCCTACAGGCGCTTGCAATTGTGTACGGCAAGTGCTTTGAGGAGATTGGTCCTTTCACTGACACAAAATACATTGTTGGCATGCTGGACCGG TGTACAGACAAACTAGAGAGGGACAGGTTGATCCTCTTCCTCAACAAGCTCATTCTACATAAG aaaaatgtGAAGGATGTGATGGATTCAAACGGAGTTCGTATCATGGTGGACTTGCTTACTTTAGCCCACCTGCACACCAGTAGAGCTACCGTTCCACTTCAG AGCAACGTTCTGGAGGCATCACCAGACATGAAGAGGGAGGGTGAGAAAGAGTGGTACTTTGGGAATGCAGATAAAGAAAGAAGAGGACCTTTTAGTTTTGAGGAG ATGCAGGAGTTTTGGAACACGGGTGTCCTGACAGCAAAGACGCGCTGCTGGGCTCAAGGGATGGACGGTTGGCGCCCCCTACAGGCCATCCCTCAGCTGAAGTGGTGCCTCTTGGCCACAGGCCAGCCAGTGATGAACGAGTCCGACTTGGCTACAATGATCCTCAACATGCTCATCACCATGTGCTCGTATTACCCAAGCAG GGACCAGGATAACGCCATCATCCGACCTTTACCTAAAATCAAGAGGATGATTAGCGACAATGCCTGTCTCCCACATATTGTCCAG TTGCTGCTGACATTTGACCCCATTCTGGTGGAAAAAGTTGCCAACCTGTTGTACTTGGTGATGCAGGACAACCCAAATCTACAGCGCCTCTATTTAACAGGggttttcttcttcatcatgATGTACACTGGCTCCAACGTGCTTCCTGTTGCAAG gttCCTGAAGTACACTCATTTAAAACAAGCCTTCAAATCAGAGGAG TCCAAAGGTCAGGACATCGTACAGCGCAGCGTTCTGGGACCAGCTTTACCAGAAGCCATGGTGTGTTACCTGGAGAACTACGAAGCTGAGCGCTTCTCTGAGATATTCCTTGGCGAATTTGACACACCTGAGGCCATTTGGAGCAGTGAGATGAG GCGAATGATGATTGAGAAGATTGCTGCCCATATTGCTGATTTTAGCCCCAGGCTGCAGAGCAACACTCGAGCTCTCTACCAGTACTGCCCCATCCCTGTGATCAGCTTCCCTCAGCTAGACAACGAACTCTTCTGCAACATTTACTACCTCAGGCATCTGTGCGACACCATCCGCTTCCCCAACTGGCCTATAAGAGACGCT GTGAAGCTGCTGAAAGACACTCTTGAAGCCTGGAAGCGGGAGGTGGAGAAGAAGCCGCCCTCAATGTCTGTGGACGACGCGTACGATGTTCTCAACCTCCCCAAAGGACAGGGCCA GCATGAGGAGAGTAAAATCAGGAAGGCTTACTTCAGACTGGCGCAGAAGTATCATCCTGACAAAAACCCAGAAGGAAGG GACATGTTCGAGAAAGTTAACAAAGCGTACGAGTTCCTTTGCACAAAGTCTGCCCGGATCGTAGACGGTCCTGACCCAGAAAACATCATCCTGATCCTCAAAACTCAGAGCATCCTTTTCAATCGACATCAGAAAG AACTGGAGCCGTACAAGTACGCTGGTTATCCTATGCTCATCAAAACGATCAAAATGGAGACAGACGATGCGCAGCTTTTCTCCAAAACGTCGCCTCTGCTCCCGGCCGCCGCTGAGCTGGCCTTCCACACGGTGAACTGCTCGGCTCTTAACGCCGAGGAGCTGCGGCGGGAGAACGGGATTGAG ATTTTACTGGAAGCACTTTCTCGGTGTGTTGCTGTGCTGACTGCATCCAGTAAGCCTGATGACATGGCTGTTCAG GTGTGCGGGCACATCTGTAGGTGCTACAGTGTGGCAGCCCAGTTTGAGGAATGCAGGGAAAAGATAATCGAACTGCCAAACATCATCCGGGACCTctgtcacattttgttttacggAAAG GGTCTCCCAAAGACAGCGGCCCTGGCAGTGCAATGCATCAGCTCCTTCGCCATAGACTTCTTCCTGCAGACCCATCTGTACCACGCTGGCGTGCTTTGGCATCTTCTAATCTACCTGTTCAACTACGACTACACGCTGGAGGAGAGCGGCGTCCAGGCCAACCAGGACACCAATCAGCAGGAGGTGGCTAACAGCTTGGCCAAGCTCAGCCTAGTGGCCCTCAGCCGACTGGGGGGCTACATTCAGACACCCACCCCCCCAGACGCCAACAATCCTGTTACAGAGACCAACGGCGTAGATGGCACCCCACCGGAAAACCCCACCATCCGCAAGAGCTTAGCCGCAATGCTCACACCGTTCATCTCCAGGAAGCTGGGAACAGGGTCTCCAGCTGAG GTTCTGAAGCTGCTGAATAGTAACTCTGAGAATCCCTACCTGATCTGGAACAACGGGACCCGAGCCGAGCTGCTGGAGTTCCTGGAGGGTCAGCAGGAAGGAAACATCAAGAGA GGAGAAAACGATAAAAGCTTTGGTGCAGATTTCATGTTCAACGATCACAACAAAGAGCTCATAGTGGGGGAGATTTTCGTCCGGGTTTACAACGAGCAGCCTACTTTCCCCCTAGAG TACCCCAAAGCATTTGCTGCCTGTCTGCTGGACTACGTGGGCTCTCAGGCTCAGTATCTCCACACGTTGCTGGCCATGAGTCAGAGTAACAAAGTTGAGTCCCAGCAGCATGCTGAGAGGCTCTGCTTCGCTGAGATGGCCTTAGAGGCTCTCCGCAACGTCATTAAGAACAACCCAG GTTCTGAGTCGGAGTGTATCGGCCATTTCAAGCTGCTCTTCTCTTTGTTGCGGGTTCATGGAGCCGGTAGAGTGCAACAGCTCGTTTTGGAG GTTGTGAATACAGTGACATCAAACCAGGAATGCGTGAGCAACATTGCCGAGTCCCTGGTGTTGTCCaacctgttgctgctgctgcattcaCTTCCCTCCa GCAGACAGATGGTGCTGGAAACTCTCCATGCTCTaacttcaaacacaaagataGTCAAAGAGGCCATGGCCAAAG GTGCTCTGATTTATTTGCTGGACCTGTTCTGCAACTGCACACACCCACAGGTCCGCACCCAGACTGCAGAGCTTTTCTCCAAGATGACCTCAGACAAGCTAGTCGGACCAAAG GTGCGTCTGACGCTGATGCGTTTCCTTCCCGGTGTCTTTATGGACGCCATGCGAGACAACGCCGAGGCAGCGGTTCAGATATTCGAGGGAACGCATGAAAACCCTGAGCTCATCTGGAATGACACCTCGAGAGAGAAAGTGTCCACCACAGTGCGAGAGATGATGCTTGA GCACTTCAAACAGCAAAAGGATAATCCTGACGTGAACTGGAAA TTGCCAGATGACTTCACTGTGGCTTACGGAGCTGGACAGGGCGAGGTCGAAGTTGGCGGAGTCTTCTTGCGCATCTTCATCGCTCAGCCCGGATGGGTATTGCGGAAACCTCGAGACTTCCTTGTGTCGCTGCTGGAAACGCTGAGCGAGCTGTTAGAGAAGAACAACCCCAAT GGTGAGAGCCTGGAGACGGTTACCACAGCAGCCGTTTGCCTTTTCAGCACCCAGAGCCATCTGGCCGACCAGGTTCCCCCTCTGGGTCACCTGCCTCGCATCCTGGCAGCGCTCAACCACAAAAACAATGCTGTGCCGAAGAGCTCCATCCGCCTCATCCACGTCCTGTCAGACAATGAG CTGTGCGTTCGCTCCATGGCGTCTTTGGAGACGATTGGCCCTCTGATGGCTGGGATGAAATCTCGAGCAGACATGGCCGGGCTGGCGTGTGAAGCTCTCAACCGaatgtttcagaaagaacagacAGAACTGGTGGCTCAG GCTTTAAGGGTGGAGCTGGTTCCATACCTTCTAAAGTTACTGGAAGGCATTGGCCTGGAGACGCTAGAAAACCCTTCAGCTACTAAAGCACAGATAGTCAAGGCACTCAAGTCTATGACTCGCAGTCTGCAGTATGGAGAGCAG GTGAATGAAATTCTTGCGAAGTCTTCAGTGTGGAGTGCCTTCAAAGACCAGAAGCATGATCTTTTCATCTCAGAGTCTCAGACTGCAGGCTACCTGACGG GTCCAGGAGTTGCAGGTTACCTCACGGCAGGAACTGGCTCGACAGTATTGTCCAGCGTCCCACCCCCTGTAGACAACGACAGCGGAGATCAAGGCTGA